The genomic segment AGTTTGTTATTTTTCCTCGAAAAATAGCCTCTAGTTGTCGTCGTGTAAGTTGTTTTACCGGATTGGACGGATTTACAACGACAGCCAAAGCATCATATGCAATGATTACTTCTCTGAAGTCCTGGTGATCTTTTTTTAGCTTCATTTTTTCGCTGAATTTAATTGCGCGTGAAGCCATAGCTATATCGGTTGTATTATCCAGCAACGCCGATATTCCGACTCCGCTTCCACCTCCGGTAACCGTAATCCGGGCATCCGGATGAAGGTTCATATAGCGCTCGGCTATTTGCTGAGATACAGGCAAAACAGTATCACTGCCTTTTATTCGTTGTGCTTGCATAGCAAGGGCATTGGTTGCTAATACAAAAAGAAGTATGGTTTTGATTTTCATATGCTATTCAGTGTTATTTTAGTCGGATTATTGTTTGCAAAGTTCGGACTTTCATATTACATTTCGTTTACTAAATGCCTTGCAATTCCAATTGTAACATCAATGTAACAGTATTGAAACAATTCCTTCAATCCGTATTCACCGTATTTTAATAATAACCCGGTTCCTTTGCATACTGAATATAGTAAGGTATGAAGAAGTTTTTAGAGAAGATAGTGGCGGGCGTACTTACTTGTAGCGGATTCGTAACAAGTATTACCATTTTATTGATTATTCTTTTTTTATTCACTGAAGCTTTCGGGCTGTTTAGTGGTAAAGTAATAGAGGATGGGTATGTGCTGGCTTTGAATAAGAGCAACTCTGTAAGTAAATTGAGCTCTGCTCAGATAAAAAATATTTTTGATGAAGAAATAATCAATTGGAAACAATTGGGAGGAAAGGATCTTCCTATCAAGGTTTTCAGGCTGGATGACATTACTCATTATTATTCTGAAAAAGAATTAGGTGAAGCTTATGAGCATGCGAGTACTAAAATTTGTGAGTTGATTGAAAAGACACCGGGAATTATCGCTTTTGTGCCGGCTCAGTTTATAGTAGAAGGCAGCAATATAAATCTGATAAAAGATAACACGATGCCGATTAAGGATGTTTTGTTTGGAGCCGAGTGGTTTCCTACGGCAACTCCGGCACCGCAATTTGGCTTTTTGCCTTTGATAATGGGTACTTTGTGGGTTAGTTTGTTCGCCATATTAATAGCTTTACCTTTTGGTTTATCTGTATCTATATTCATGTCTGAAGTTGCGACACTCCGCACGCGTAACATTTTGAAACCTATTATCGAACTGTTGAGTGGCATTCCTTCTGTGGTTTATGGCTTTTTCGGGTTGATTGTTATTGTTCCTTTTATACAAAAGGTATTCAATTTGCCTGTAGGCGAAACTGGCTTGGCGGGTAGTGTGGTGTTGGCTATTATGGCTTTGCCAACCATTATTACGGTAACTGAAGATGCCATGCGTAACTGTCCGCGGGCTATGCGTGAAGCTAGTCTTGCTCTGGGGGCTTCTCAGTGGCAAACTATTTATAAAGTGGTTATACCTTATTCAATATCGGGCATAACGTCTGGAGTAGTACTTGGCATCGGTCGTGCCATTGGTGAAACAATGGCTGTACTCATGGTTACTGGTAATGCTGCTGTTATTCCTACTACTCTTCTTGAACCGTTACGAACTATTCCGGCTACTATCGCCGCCGAATTAGGAGAAGCTCCTGCCGGCGGAGTGCATTATCAGGCTTTATTCTTACTGGGCGTGGTGCTGTTTTTTATCACTTTGCTTATTAATCTGAGTGTAGAAGCAATCTCTGCCAAAAGAAAATGATCGATGGTATTAATATTGAAATTAAAAAGAAGATAGTCGATGAATAATACATTAAAAAACAAGAAATCATCCGGGTCCGTTTCCAAACGTAGATCTCAAAAGATAGCATTCGGCCTTTTTCGCTTGCTGAGCTTGTGTGTGGTTCTTATCTTATTTGCCATTTTAGGCTTCATTATATATAAAGGTATAGGCGTTATCAGTTGGGAATTTATTAGTTCTGCCCCTGAGGATGGAATGACCGGTGGAGGTATATGGCCTGCCATTGTAGGTACGTTCTATTTAATGATTGGTAGTGCTCTTTTTGCTTTCCCGGTGGGAGTGATGAGTGGCATTTATATGAATGAATATGCTTCTAAGGGCAAATTGGTAGGATTCATAAGAGTAATGACCAATAACCTGAGTGGCATACCGTCAATCGTATTCGGCCTTTTCGGTATGGCCCTTTTTGTAAATTATCTGGGCTTTGGCGATAGCATACTTGCCGGTTCTCTGACGCTGGGATTATTGTGCATGCCTCTGGTGATTAGAACTACGGAAGAGGCTTTAAAAGCCATTCCGGATAGTTTGCGTGAGGGGAGCCGTGCGTTGGGAGCTACAAAACTGCAAACCATTTGGCATGTTGTTCTTCCTATGAGCATGCCCAATGTTATTACGGGACTTATTCTGGCGCTAGGGCGTGTGTCCGGAGAAACAGCCCCAATTCTTTTCACTTGTGCCGCCTATTTCTTGCCCCGTCTTCCTCATAGTATGCTCGATCAATGCATGGCTCTACCTTATCACTTATACGTGATATCTACCAGTGGTACGAATATGGATGCGCAATTGCCTCTGGCCTACGGAACGGCATTGGTATTAATTGTAATCATTCTGGTTGTTAACTTGCTGGCTAATGCTCTTCGAAAATATTTCGAGAAAAAAGTGAAGACGAATTAATGACCCGTGATTGATGATTTCATAATGTAACTTCAATAGAAAATAATAATGGTAAATAATAAGATTGCTGTTCATGATGTAGATTTTTGGTATGGAGACTTTCATGCGCTTAAGAACATAAGCATGATAATAGAAGAAAAGACAGTAGTTGCCTTTATTGGACCTTCCGGTTGTGGTAAATCTACTTTTCTCAGGTTATTTAATAGAATGAATGATTTGATACCCAAAACAAAAATGACCGGTGAAATTTTGATTGACGGTCAAAATATCTATGAAAAAGGTGTGGAGGTAAATGAGTTGAGAAAGAATGTGGGAATGGTTTTTCAACGTCCTAATCCGTTTCCGAAAAGTCTTTTTGAAAATGTGGCTTATGGTTTGCGAGTTAACGGAGTAAAGGATGAGAGTTTTATTCGTCATCGTGTGGAAGAAACGCTCAGAGGAGCTGCGTTGTGGGATGAAGTAAAAGACAAACTAAAAGAATCAGCTTATACCTTGTCCGGCGGACAGCAACAACGTTTGTGCATTGCTCGTGCCATGGCAGTATCGCCTTCTATTTTGTTAATGGATGAACCGGCATCGGCTCTCGATCCCATTTCTACAGCAAAGGTTGAAGAGCTGATTCATGAGTTGAAAAAAGAATATACCATCGTCATTGTTACTCATAACATGCAACAAGCAGCCCGTGTTAGCGAAAAGACGGCATTCTTTTATTTGGGAGAGGTAGTCGAATTCGGTGAAACGAAGAAAATATTTACGAATCCGTTAAAAGAACAAACTCAGAATTATATTACCGGAAGATTCGGATAAAATGCTATATTTGTATCTTTTCTAATTGAATTTATAACTCGTAAACTAAAATAAAGATGGTAAAGTTTATAGAATCAGAGCTCGTATTGCTAAAAAAAGAGGTAGACGAGATGTGGACGCTTGTTTATAGTCAGCTCGATAGAGCGGGAGAGGCTGTGCAAATTCTTGATAAAGAACTTGCGCAACAGGTTATTGTACGCGAAAAGCGGGTGAATGCCTTTGAACTAAAAATAGATAGCGATGTGGAGGATGTTATTGCTCTTTATAATCCGGTGGCAATAGACCTTCGCTTTGTTCTTGCTATGCTGAAGATTAACACTAATCTGGAACGTCTGGGCGATTTTGCCGAGAGTATTGCTCGTTTTGTGATCAATTGCGATGAGCCTGTGCTTGACGCACAGTTGCTGAAACAGCTACGCTTAGAGGAAATGCAGACAGAAGTACTTTCTATGCTTGAAATTACTAAGCGGGCGCTTGACGAAGAGAGTCTGGAATTGGCTACCTCTGTTTTTTCAAAAGATAATGTGATAGATGAGATAAATAGAAATGTCTCTTATATATTGGCTGATTATTTGAAAGATCATCCGGATAACCTTTTACCATACCTTAATTTGCTGAGTGTATTCCGTAAGCTCGAACGTTCGGGAGATCACATAACCAATATTGCTGAAGAAATTGTATTCTATATTGATGCAAAGGTTTTGAAGCATAGTGGCAAGGTTGAAGAACATTATCCTAATAAATAAACTGCGGATTTTCATATAATTAGGGCTCATTAAGAGAAAAACATTATTTCTTTCCTAATGGGCCTCATTTTTTAATATATTACTTCTCAATTGATAATAAACCCAAAGAAAACTCAAAAATATGTTATAAGACATATTCTATTGTTTGGGCCATGTCGCAAAAAGGTTTTATATTTGTGCCGTTATCCTGAAAACAATCTTTTTACCTTAAAAAAAACTAATACCTATTGAAAACTGAAAAGTGGGGCTTTGTGAAAAGCCCCACTTTTTTTGTATGCTACCCATGTATGACTATAAGCCCGTTTTTCTTTTTTTAATTCTATGCAACCTTTTTTGCCACTATTCCGTCTAAAGAATGTAGCGCGCACAAATAGAAATAAAACGAGTATTAATAGGAATAGTTTGATCACATGAAAAAGGTATTTAGCATAGCAATTGCATTAATAGCTTGCCAGACTTCGTTTGCACAAGCGCTGCAGTTAAAGGGATTAATAATGTCGTCGGGTAAACAACCGGTGGAATTCGCCAATGTAATTCTCCGGGAAAATGATTCTGTTTTTGTAACCGGTGGAATAACAGACGATAAAGGCCGATTTAGTATGTATAATCTGAAAAAAGGAGTCTATGATTTGCAAATCTCCTGTTTGGGTTATCGAACAAAGACACTTAGTCTGAATAATCTTATAAAAAGTACTGATGTCGGAATCATAGAAATGGATACAATGGCAGTGGCATTAGGCGAAGTCGTAGTTACAGCGGCCAACGTCATAAATAAGGTAGACCGCAAAGTGATACTTCCAAGTGCCTCGCAGATGAAAGCATCTACAAATGGATTTGATCTTTTGCAACAGTTACATTTAAGTCGCATAGACATAGACGTTTTGAAGAATACTGTTTCCGCTGCCGGTGGAGGCGAAGTGCAGTTGAGAATTAACGGCGTAAAAGCTAGTGTTCAGGAGATAAGATCTATTCGCCCTGAAGATATTATTCGTATCGAACACTATGAAGATCCTGGCCCCCGTTACGAAAATGCGGAAGCGGTGATTGATTACATTACCCGCAGACGTAACAGCGGTGGGTTTGTGTCTGTCGATTTAAGTAATTCCCTGCAAATGCCGTTTGGTGATAATAGCTTTAATGCTAAAATTAATTATAATAAGTCTGAATTTGGAGTGTTCTATTACGGCAGTTTCAGAAATCTTAATGAGATGTGGCGTGATAATTCGGAAACCTTTAATTTCTCCGACGGAAGTAGCCTGACGCGTATAGAAAAAGGGATACCCGATACATGGTCGATGAATTGGCATTATATGCATCTGAATTATAGTTATCAGGAGCCTGACAAATGGTTTTTTAATGCAACCTTACGCACAAATATCAATGATGAACCTAAGGTAAATTACAGAAGTATGCTATATGCTGCTGATGCTCCGCAGCAGAGCGTAGACATGATTGATTATTCATCTTCAAGGATGCATATACCTTCTTTAGATCTTTATTTTCAGAGCAAATTGAAGAATGGACAATTTCTTGTGTTCAATGTTGTTGGAACGTATATTGATACTGAAACGAAAAGATATTATAGTGAGACCCGAGGAGAGGATATTCTTACTGAATTATTGAATAATGTAGATGGCGATAAGTATTCTCTTATCGGTGAAGGTATTTATGAGAGGGAATTTAAATCAGGACGCTTGAGTCTGGGATTAAAACATACTCAAAGCTTTACCGATAATACTTATTCGGGCACTACTGTTGCCGAAACTGGTATGAATCAGACGGAAACTTATCTATATGCTGAGTTTCAGGGGAAGCTGAATAAATTCAGTTATTCGCTGGGGGTCGGTGAAACCCGTTCGTGGCTTAGCGAAAGAGGCGAAGGATATCAAAACTACACTTTCCGACCGACTATTAGTCTAAAATATAAATTGAGTGAAAACTCTTCTCTTCGCTATCGGGCCAATATGTATAGCTCTGCTCCGTCTTTGTCGGATTTGGGGAATGTAGAACAAATTATTGATTCGCTGCAGGTTCGTAGGGGCAACAGTGCTCTTAAACCGGTGATGATGTATACTCATTCTTTAAATTACGATATTAAGAAAGGAATCTTCAATGGTAGCTTGTACATCGGGCACAGGTATTATCATAATCCGATAATGGAAAGAACACTGATAGAAAACGATCTCTTTGTGCGCACCATGGCGAATCAAAAAAGTTGGCAGAAACTGAATACGGAAGCTGAATTTTCCGTTCGTCCGCTCAAAGATCATCTGAACCTGAAGCTTGTTGCCGGTATGAATTATTTTGATAGTAAGGGTATTGATTATCATCATACCTATACAAATTGGTACTATCGTGGCAGTGTTAATGCCTCTTACCAAGATTGGTCTCTCTCCTTTGATATTAAAAAAGGGAGTAATGATTTTTATGGAGAAACATTAACTTATAATGAAAGTTTTCATGCTTTGGGCATAATGTACAAGCACAAACAATTGAGTTTGGGAGCCACTACATTTAATCCATTCACTAGCCTTTGGAAATCGGGAAGCGATAATCTCAGTGCTTTGGGATCTTCACGGAAACGTATCTATGTAGATGGATTTTCAAAATTGGTTGTCTTTAAAGTATCTTATAATTTCGATTTTGGCCGTAAGTTGAAGTCGGTAGAAAAGAGGTTAAATAATGAAGATAAGGATTCGGGAGTTATGAATGGAGGCAAATAGAGAGATGGGTGAAAAGGACATAAAACAACTATGAGTACCTGCTATTTATCTTGTTGTGTTTAAGAAAAGGCTTAGGTTTTTTTTTAAAACACATAGGTGTCTTTATAAAATACCTATGTGTTTTTATATTTCTATAATTGCTGTTTTTAATAAGCTATATTTACTTTTTTATTAAAGGTGTTGTTGATAAGATATTTTCAATAGGATACTCTTTATTGCTTAGGTTTAAGCATTGAAAATTACTAATTGTTTTCAGGGGTGATAATGAAAGAAAAAAGCAATAAAAGAGTTAACAAGCCCTTAAAAGGTTGAAAGTTCTAAAACAGCAAACTCAATTGCCTTGAATCCTGCAATTGAGTTTGTCTTTATTCATCTTTATTCTCTCTTTTGATTCATTGCTTGCAAAGCTTCTTCGGGCGATTTCAGGTATAGGTCGTAGATGTATTGCGTTTGGCCTACATGAATTTCATGGATGTTTTCCTTTAATCCGTTCAAGAGTGCATAAGCTACTTCCGATGGGGGAATGCCATTTTCACCTCCTATTTCGGAGGAAAAACTAGTGTTTACCAATGGAGGCATAAGCTCAAATACTTTGATATTGCTATTTATCAGGGCGGTACGCAACGACAAAGTGTAGGAATGCAAAGCGGCCTTGCTTGCTGCATACGTCGAAGTAGCTATAAATCTAGGAACAATGGCTAGTATAGATGATACATTAATAATAGCAGCCTCTTTGGCCTCTGAAAGTAATGGCAGTAATAATTGATTCAACCGGATAACCGATAAATAATTTGTTAGCATTTCATTTACGGCAATTCCGAAATTATCCTCTTCTTCCAGTAGATTGTGGATAACTGCTTTTCCGGCATTATTTATAATCACATTTAGCTCTGGAAAATCTTTCTTTATGGTGGCTACCAGATTTTCAGTATCAACCTTGCTGCTTATATCTCCTAGAATACCTGAAGCATTTTTCAATTGTGAAAGAGCTGAATTTAATCTGTGCTGATTACGGCCGGTAATGATAACCTGATTACCGGTAGTCGACAATAATTTGGCTATTTCGAATCCGATTCCCGATGTTCCACCGGTAATTAACACTGTATTTTCTGTTGTTTTCATTTTTACTAAGTTATTTTAGTGGATAATTATTTATATGAATGTTATTTATTTTTTGCTCTTGGGTTGTTGAATTCGCAAGGAACTTTGGTCTGACACAGTCCGCAACCCGCACTGAACTTGTATTCGCCACCCAAAGCTACGGCTCGTTGTCTGGCTTCTTCGCTGTAAACAAAAGCAAAACATTTGTTTTTATCATGGCCGTCTTTACTTATGGCTCCGGCTGGGCACCTTTTTATACAGGCACCGCAACTACCTTTGCTACAAAACAAACAGTTTTCGGTGTGATGTTTCACGGTTCGTTTATCGGCATCTAATATGGCATCTGTTACGATGGAAGTCATACGGACTGCCATCCCTCTTTCAGTGATAAACCCATCGTTTAGTGAAAAAGAACCTTGCCCGGCCACATAGGCAATATGTCGTTCCGACCAATTGGAAGTAGGTCCGGCATCGGTACGTGTGGTTTTAAAATTTTTCGATTGGGAAGGAGCCAAAGCTCGGAAACCTTGTTGTTTCAATAAAGTTATTATATGCTCAGTAAGTAAGTGGATAAAGAACTCATCGCCAAACGTACGGAGTAAAGCCCATTCAATGGAAGAAAAATCTTTTTGAGAACGATTGCTTTTTCTGATTATTTCGCTCACGGGTAAAACAATGCTTATAACGGTTCCGGTATGAAAGCTGCCTTCTCCAAACTCCATTTCAAAAGCTTCATGGGGTGTCTGATGAAACGGTCCTATAATTTGTTTATATTCTTCAAATAACGAATCACGAGCCACTGCAAATTTCACCAGCGGTTTTTCAAAATAAGGTGTGTCCGTAGTTAATATTCTGTTATGCTTGCTTTCGAATACAAAGTTGTTTATGGAGTCGATAATCAGATTTTTCATATTATCCATTTATTTATATTTTTTAAAAATGGAACTTGCGGTATGGCCCCCGAATCCGAATGTATTGTTAAGCACATAGTTTACCTGTTCATAACGGGAATGCTGTAATATGAGATCTACCCCTTTAGGAATATTTTTATCAGGATGCTGCGTATTGATGGTTGCCGGAATAATATTATCGCGGAGCGACAGTATGGAAATTATGCTTTCTACTGCGCCTGCTGCTCCAAGTAGGTGTCCCGTCATTGATTTTGTACCAGTGATTTTTATGATTTGCCCGTCGAAAACCCGTTTAATCCCTATCAATTCACTGATATCACCTACGGAAGTGGAAGTAGCATGTGCATTGATATAACTTATCTCCGCAGGCTTAATGCAGGCGTCTTCAAG from the uncultured Bacteroides sp. genome contains:
- the pstA gene encoding phosphate ABC transporter permease PstA — encoded protein: MNNTLKNKKSSGSVSKRRSQKIAFGLFRLLSLCVVLILFAILGFIIYKGIGVISWEFISSAPEDGMTGGGIWPAIVGTFYLMIGSALFAFPVGVMSGIYMNEYASKGKLVGFIRVMTNNLSGIPSIVFGLFGMALFVNYLGFGDSILAGSLTLGLLCMPLVIRTTEEALKAIPDSLREGSRALGATKLQTIWHVVLPMSMPNVITGLILALGRVSGETAPILFTCAAYFLPRLPHSMLDQCMALPYHLYVISTSGTNMDAQLPLAYGTALVLIVIILVVNLLANALRKYFEKKVKTN
- the phoU gene encoding phosphate signaling complex protein PhoU — protein: MVKFIESELVLLKKEVDEMWTLVYSQLDRAGEAVQILDKELAQQVIVREKRVNAFELKIDSDVEDVIALYNPVAIDLRFVLAMLKINTNLERLGDFAESIARFVINCDEPVLDAQLLKQLRLEEMQTEVLSMLEITKRALDEESLELATSVFSKDNVIDEINRNVSYILADYLKDHPDNLLPYLNLLSVFRKLERSGDHITNIAEEIVFYIDAKVLKHSGKVEEHYPNK
- a CDS encoding SDR family NAD(P)-dependent oxidoreductase translates to MKTTENTVLITGGTSGIGFEIAKLLSTTGNQVIITGRNQHRLNSALSQLKNASGILGDISSKVDTENLVATIKKDFPELNVIINNAGKAVIHNLLEEEDNFGIAVNEMLTNYLSVIRLNQLLLPLLSEAKEAAIINVSSILAIVPRFIATSTYAASKAALHSYTLSLRTALINSNIKVFELMPPLVNTSFSSEIGGENGIPPSEVAYALLNGLKENIHEIHVGQTQYIYDLYLKSPEEALQAMNQKRE
- the pstB gene encoding phosphate ABC transporter ATP-binding protein PstB translates to MVNNKIAVHDVDFWYGDFHALKNISMIIEEKTVVAFIGPSGCGKSTFLRLFNRMNDLIPKTKMTGEILIDGQNIYEKGVEVNELRKNVGMVFQRPNPFPKSLFENVAYGLRVNGVKDESFIRHRVEETLRGAALWDEVKDKLKESAYTLSGGQQQRLCIARAMAVSPSILLMDEPASALDPISTAKVEELIHELKKEYTIVIVTHNMQQAARVSEKTAFFYLGEVVEFGETKKIFTNPLKEQTQNYITGRFG
- a CDS encoding carboxypeptidase-like regulatory domain-containing protein; the protein is MKKVFSIAIALIACQTSFAQALQLKGLIMSSGKQPVEFANVILRENDSVFVTGGITDDKGRFSMYNLKKGVYDLQISCLGYRTKTLSLNNLIKSTDVGIIEMDTMAVALGEVVVTAANVINKVDRKVILPSASQMKASTNGFDLLQQLHLSRIDIDVLKNTVSAAGGGEVQLRINGVKASVQEIRSIRPEDIIRIEHYEDPGPRYENAEAVIDYITRRRNSGGFVSVDLSNSLQMPFGDNSFNAKINYNKSEFGVFYYGSFRNLNEMWRDNSETFNFSDGSSLTRIEKGIPDTWSMNWHYMHLNYSYQEPDKWFFNATLRTNINDEPKVNYRSMLYAADAPQQSVDMIDYSSSRMHIPSLDLYFQSKLKNGQFLVFNVVGTYIDTETKRYYSETRGEDILTELLNNVDGDKYSLIGEGIYEREFKSGRLSLGLKHTQSFTDNTYSGTTVAETGMNQTETYLYAEFQGKLNKFSYSLGVGETRSWLSERGEGYQNYTFRPTISLKYKLSENSSLRYRANMYSSAPSLSDLGNVEQIIDSLQVRRGNSALKPVMMYTHSLNYDIKKGIFNGSLYIGHRYYHNPIMERTLIENDLFVRTMANQKSWQKLNTEAEFSVRPLKDHLNLKLVAGMNYFDSKGIDYHHTYTNWYYRGSVNASYQDWSLSFDIKKGSNDFYGETLTYNESFHALGIMYKHKQLSLGATTFNPFTSLWKSGSDNLSALGSSRKRIYVDGFSKLVVFKVSYNFDFGRKLKSVEKRLNNEDKDSGVMNGGK
- the pstC gene encoding phosphate ABC transporter permease subunit PstC, whose product is MKKFLEKIVAGVLTCSGFVTSITILLIILFLFTEAFGLFSGKVIEDGYVLALNKSNSVSKLSSAQIKNIFDEEIINWKQLGGKDLPIKVFRLDDITHYYSEKELGEAYEHASTKICELIEKTPGIIAFVPAQFIVEGSNINLIKDNTMPIKDVLFGAEWFPTATPAPQFGFLPLIMGTLWVSLFAILIALPFGLSVSIFMSEVATLRTRNILKPIIELLSGIPSVVYGFFGLIVIVPFIQKVFNLPVGETGLAGSVVLAIMALPTIITVTEDAMRNCPRAMREASLALGASQWQTIYKVVIPYSISGITSGVVLGIGRAIGETMAVLMVTGNAAVIPTTLLEPLRTIPATIAAELGEAPAGGVHYQALFLLGVVLFFITLLINLSVEAISAKRK